The following are from one region of the Channa argus isolate prfri chromosome 6, Channa argus male v1.0, whole genome shotgun sequence genome:
- the LOC137128967 gene encoding extracellular calcium-sensing receptor-like — MGGMFSFHSSWKDRKETYKHKPLPLECTGLNFREFQIAQAMLFAIEEINDSTELLPGISLGYKLFDTCGSIARSVQVTLALANGHEVEFEQSETPCTRTAQVQAIMGETSSSPCMAVATVIGPFHIPLISYFATCACLSDKTKYPSFLRTIPSDYYQSRALAQLVKHFGWTWVGAIRTNDDYGNNGMATFTETAQQLGICLEYSVSFFRTDPPNKIQNIIETIKLSTSKVIVAFLSYLDMDVLMNKLSQHNLTGYQWVGSESWIFDSQTAEMDQHHILDGAIGLSIPKAHVSGMREFILDVKPLISSGSDIFSEFWETLFSCKFNQSKSSAESQRECTGHEDLSGLQHSFTDMSLMPIFNNVYKGVYAVAHALHNILGCNETCNYKVQLDPFMILQRTRNVHFKTKEGDEVYFNVNGDPPAKYEIINWQPGENGIVDFVTVGLYDASLPPDKQLSLQNKSLIWTQNSKQVPVSVCSEKCPPGTRKVLQKGKPVCCYDCIGCAEGEISNITDSITCVKCLPEFWSNERRDACVKKEAEFLSYEEMMGALLTAASLFGTCMTAVVAFIFFRYRKTPIVRANNSELSFLLLFSLTLCFLCSLTFIGRPSEWSCMLRHTAFGITFVLCISCVLGKTMVVLMAFRASLPGSNVMKWFGPTQQRLSVLVFTLIQLLICILWLTISPPFPFKNFKVTKDKIILECALGSTLGFWAVLGYIGVLATFCFILAFLARKLPDNFNEAKFITFSMLIFCAVWITFIPAYVSSPGKFSVAVEIFAILASSFGLLVCIFIPKCYIILLRPEKNSKKNMMGKGSSNKF, encoded by the exons ATGGGGGGAATGTTCTCTTTCCACAGCAGctggaaagacagaaaggaaacctACAAACACAAACCACTGCCACTAGAATGCACTGG TTTAAATTTCAGAGAGTTCCAGATTGCCCAGGCTATGCTTTTTGCCATTGAGGAGATTAATGACAGTACAGAATTACTACCTGGCATCTCTCTTGGTTATAAATTGTTTGATACTTGTGGCTCTATTGCCAGAAGTGTGCAGGTTACACTGGCCTTGGCAAATGGTCATGAAGTTGAGTTTGAACAGTCTGAGACACCATGTACCAGAACTGCACAGGTACAGGCaataatgggagaaacctcctcctctccttgcATGGCTGTAGCTACTGTCATCGGACCCTTTCATATTCCACTG ATCAGCTACTTTGCCACCTGTGCTTGTCTCAGTGACAAAACCAAGTACCCATCCTTCCTCAGAACCATACCCAGTGACTACTATCAGAGCAGAGCCCTGGCCCAGCTGGTCAAACACTTTGGTTGGACTTGGGTTGGAGCTATAAGAACTAATGATGATTATGGCAATAATGGAATGGCTACATTCACAGAAACTGCACAGCAGCTGGGCATCTGTCTGGAGTATTCTGTGTCTTTCTTCAGGACAGATccaccaaacaaaatacaaaatataatagaaACTATCAAGCTGTCTACTTCTAAGGTGATTGTCGCTTTCCTCTCCTACTTGGATATGGATGtattaatgaataaattgtCTCAACACAACTTAACTGGATACCAGTGGGTAGGCAGTGAGAGCTGGATATTTGATTCCCAAACTGCAGAAATGGATCAGCATCACATTCTGGATGGTGCTATAGGCTTGTCCATCCCCAAAGCACATGTCAGTGGGATGAGAGAGTTCATATTAGATGTAAAGCCACTAATTTCATCAGGTAGTGACATATTTTCAGAGTTCTGGGAAACGTTATTTAGCTGTAAGTTCAATCAGTCAAAGTCATCAGCAGAGAGTCAGAGAGAATGTACTGGACATGAAGATCTGAGTGGATTGCAGCACAGCTTCACTGATATGTCACTTATGCCCATTTTCAACAATGTCTATAAAGGAGTGTATGCTGTGGCCCATGCACTTCATAATATTCTTGGCTGTAATGAAACATGTAACTACAAGGTGCAGCTGGATCCATTCATG attttacagcGCACaagaaatgttcatttcaaaacaaaggaaGGAGATGAAGTTTACTTTAATGTGAATGGAGACCCACCAGCAAAGTATGAAATTATAAACTGGCAGCCAGGAGAAAATGGCATAGTGGACTTTGTCACAGTTGGTCTCTATGATGCTTCTTTACCTCCAGACAAACAGCTAAGTCTGCAAAATAAGTCTTTAATATGGACACAGAACTCAAAACAG GTTCCTGTGTCAGTTTGCAGTGAGAAATGTCCCCCAGGAACTCGCAAAGTtctgcagaaaggaaaacctGTCTGCTGCTATGACTGTATCGGATgtgcagagggagaaataaGCAACATTACAG ATTCCATCACCTGTGTGAAATGTCTGCCTGAATTCTGGTCCAATGAGAGAAGAGATGCCTGTGTAAAGAAGGAGGCAGAGTTTCTATCATATGAAGAAATGATGGGAGCACTGCTCACTGCAGCATCTTTATTTGGAACATGCATGACTGCTGTTGTAGCCTTCATCTTCTTCAGATACAGGAAAACTCCTATTGTCAGggccaacaactctgagctgagcttcctgctgctcttctccttgactctgtgCTTCCTGTGCTCTCTGACCTTTATCGGCCGACCCTCTGAgtggtcctgcatgctgcgacacacagcatttggcatcacctttgtcctctgtatCTCCTGTGTTCTGGGGAAAACTATGGTGGTGTTAATGGCCTTCAGGGCTTCACTTCCAGGCAGTAATGTGATGAAATGGTTTGGACcaacacagcagagactcaGTGTTCTGGTTTTCACTCTCATACAGCTTTTAATATGTATCCTCTGGTTAAcaatttctcctccttttccattTAAGAATTTTAAAGTAACCAAAGACAAAATCATCTTAGAATGTGCTCTGGGATCAACTTTAGGCTTTTGGGCTGTACTTGGGTACATAGGTGTTCTGgccacattctgttttattcttgcttttctggCTCGGAAACTGCCTGATAACTTTAATGAGGCCAAatttatcaccttcagcatgttgatcttctgtgcagtgtggatcacttttattccagcatatgtcagctctcctgggaagTTCAGTGTTGCTGTGGAGATATTTGCTATTCTGGCCTCCAGTTTTGGGCTgttagtttgtatttttattccaaaatgttatattatccTACTGAGACCTGAGAAAAATTCGAAAAAGAATATGATGGGGAAAGGGTCATcaaataaattctaa
- the LOC137128920 gene encoding extracellular calcium-sensing receptor-like: MLFAIEEINNSTDLLPGISLGYKLFDTCGSIARSVRVALALANGNEAEFVQSETPCTRPAQVQAVIGETSSSPCMAIATVIGPFHIPLISHFATCACLSDKTKYPSFLRTIPSDYYQSRALAQLVKHFGWTWVGAIRTNDDYGNNGMATFTETAQQLGICLEYSVSFFRTDPPDKLQKIIDIIKASTSRVIVTFLSHMDLDVLMYKLSYYNLTGYQWVGSEGWIFDSQTAEMDQHHILDGAIGLAIPKAHVSGMREFILDVKPLNTSGNDMLKEFWEALFSCKFNQSKSSAENQRECTGHEDLSGLQHSFTDMSLMPIFNNVYKGVYAVAHALHNILGCNETCNYKVQLDPFTILQHIRKINFKTKQGHDVYFNENGDPPAKYEIINWQPGENGIVEFVTVGLYDASLPPDKQLSLQNKSLIWTQSLKQVPVSICNEKCPPGTRKVLQKGKPVCCYDCIRCAEGEISNITDSITCVKCPPEFWSNERRDACVKKEAEFLSYEEMMGALLTAASLFGTCMTAVVAFIFFRYRKTPIVRANNSELSFLLLFSLTLCFLCSLTFIGRPSEWSCMLRHTTFGITFVLCISCVLGKTMVVLMAFRASLPGSNVMKWFGPTQQRLSVLVFTLIQLLICILWLTISPPFPFKNFKVTKDKIIFECALGSTLGFWAVLGYIGVLATFCFILAFLARKLPDNFNEAKFITFSMLIFCAVWITFIPAYVSSPGKFSVAVEIFAILASSFGLLICIFIPKCYIILLRPEKNTKKNMMGKGGPKTF, encoded by the exons ATGCTTTTTGCCATTGAGGAGATTAATAACAGCACAGATTTATTGCCTGGCATTTCTCTTGGTTATAAATTATTCGACACTTGTGGTTCTATTGCCAGAAGTGTGAGGGTTGCACTGGCCTTGGCAAATGGTAATGAAGCGGAGTTTGTACAGTCTGAGACACCATGTACCAGACCTGCACAAGTACAGGCAGTAATAGGAGaaacctcctcctctccttgcATGGCTATAGCTACTGTCATCGGACCCTTTCATATCCCACTG atcaGCCACTTTGCCACCTGTGCTTGTCTCAGTGACAAAACCAAGTACCCATCCTTCCTCAGAACCATACCCAGTGACTACTATCAGAGCAGAGCCCTGGCCCAGTTGGTCAAACACTTTGGCTGGACTTGGGTTGGAGCTATAAGAACTAATGATGATTATGGCAACAATGGCATGGCTACATTCACAGAAACTGCACAGCAGCTGGGAATCTGTCTGGAGTATTCTGTATCTTTCTTTAGAACAGATCCACCAGACAAACTACAGAAGATAATTGACATTATAAAGGCTTCCACCTCCAGGGTCATTGTGACTTTCCTCTCCCACATGGATTTGGATGTGCTAATGTATAAATTATCTTACTACAACTTGACTGGCTACCAGTGGGTAGGCAGCGAGGGCTGGATATTTGATTCCCAAACTGCAGAAATGGATCAGCATCACATTTTGGATGGTGCCATTGGCCTGGCCATCCCCAAAGCACATGTCAGTGGCATGAGAGAGTTTATATTAGATGTGAAGCCACTCAATACATCAGGCAATGATATGTTAAAAGAGTTCTGGGAAGCATTATTTAGCTGTAAGTTCAATCAGTCAAAGTCATCAGCAGAGAATCAGAGAGAATGTACTGGACATGAAGATCTGAGTGGATTGCAGCACAGCTTCACTGATATGTCACTTATGCCCATATTCAACAATGTCTATAAAGGAGTGTATGCTGTGGCCCATGCACTTCATAATATTCTTGGCTGCAATGAAACATGTAACTACAAGGTGCAGCTGGATCCATTCACA ATATTACAACACATACGAAAAATTAACTTCAAAACAAAGCAAGGACATGATGTTTACTTTAATGAGAATGGAGACCCACCAGCAAAGTATGAAATTATAAACTGGCAGCCAGGAGAAAATGGCATTGTGGAGTTTGTCACAGTTGGTCTTTATGATGCGTCTTTACCTCCAGACAAACAACTGAGTCTGCAAAATAAGTCTTTAATATGGACACAGAGCTTGAAACAG GTTCCTGTGTCAATTTGCAATGAAAAATGTCCCCCAGGAACTCGCAAAGTTCTCCAGAAAGGAAAACCTGTCTGCTGCTATGACTGTATCAGATgtgcagagggagaaataaGCAACATTACAG ATTCCATCACCTGTGTGAAATGTCCTCCTGAATTCTGGTCCAATGAGAGAAGAGATGCCTGTGTAAAGAAGGAGGCAGAGTTTCTATCATATGAAGAAATGATGGGAGCACTGCTCACTGCAGCATCTTTATTTGGAACATGCATGACTGCTGTTGTAGCCTTCATCTTCTTCAGATACAGGAAAACTCCTATTGTCAGggccaacaactctgagctgagcttcctgctgctcttctccttgactctgtgCTTCCTGTGCTCTCTGACCTTTATCGGCCGACCCTCTGAgtggtcctgcatgctgcgACACACAACATTTGGcatcacctttgtcctctgtatCTCCTGTGTTCTGGGGAAAACTATGGTGGTGTTAATGGCCTTCAGGGCTTCACTTCCAGGCAGTAATGTGATGAAATGGTTTGGACcaacacagcagagactcaGTGTTCTGGTTTTCACTCTCATACAGCTTTTAATATGTATCCTCTGGTTAAcaatttctcctccttttccattTAAGAATTTTAAAGTAACCAAAGACAAAATCATCTTCGAATGTGCTCTGGGATCAACTTTAGGCTTTTGGGCTGTACTTGGGTACATAGGTGTTCTGgccacattctgttttattcttgcttttctggCTCGGAAACTGCCTGATAACTTTAATGAGGCCAAatttatcaccttcagcatgttgatcttctgtgcagtgtggatcacttttattccagcatatgtcagctctcctgggaagTTCAGTGTTGCTGTGGAGATATTTGCTATTCTGGCCTCCAGTTTTGGGctgttaatttgtatttttattccaaaatgttatattatctTACTGAGACCTGAaaagaatacaaaaaagaaTATGATGGGGAAGGGAGGACCAAAGACATTCTAA
- the LOC137129218 gene encoding extracellular calcium-sensing receptor-like: MLFAIEQINNSTELLPGITLGYKMYDTCGSIAKSVTVAMALANGNEVVSAQSKVPCTRSAQVQAIMGETSSSICMGIANVIGPFHIPLISHFATCACLSDKTKNPSFLRTIPSDYYQSRALAQLVKHFGWTWVGAIRSNNDYGNNGMATFTETAQQLGICLEYSVSFFRTDPPNKLQKIIEIIKLATSKVIIAFLPFPDMDVLIYELSQHNLTGYQWVGSEGWIIDSQIAEMNQHHILDGAIGLAIPKAHVSGMREFILDVKPLISSGTEMFTEFWETLFSCKFKVSSTENQRECTGHEDLSGLQHSFTDMSLMPIFNNVYKGVYAVVHALHNILGCNETCNYKVQLDPFTILQHLRKIHFKTKEGDYVYFDENGDAPAKYEIINWQPTENGIVGFVKVGIFDASLPADKQLSLQNKSLIWTQNSKQVPVSVCSEKCPPGTRKVLQKGKPVCCYDCIRCAEGEISNITDSITCVKCLPEFWSNERRDACVKKEAEFLSYEEMMGALLTAASLFGTCMTAVVAFIFFRYRKTPIVRANNSELSFLLLFSLILCFLCSLTFIGRPSEWSCMLRHTAFGITFVLCISCVLGKTMVVLMAFRASLPGSNVMKWFGPTQQRLSVLVFTLIQVMICILWLTISPPFPFQNFKVTKDKIILECALGSTLGFWAVLGYIGVLATFCFILAFLARKLPDNFNEAKFITFSMLIFCAVWITFIPAYVSSPGKFSVAVEIFAILASSFGLLICIFIPKCYVILLRPEENTKKNIMGKGATKTKNSLCVLIPVSTDIKLVPEPDPVFVSRLTLINGDLVCSSMGEHSTPPEAPGSPYSKSANTSSMPIFTSVPSWADTTSNLEGLVPIFRWGSSSSILVYTTCGLNAAIQLNAACSPETVIRINLISAPVLEGSVAWPQRLFLDRFLPDSAPWRIINLATASSSRGCGSPILHTRLEVSPA; this comes from the exons ATGCTTTTTGCTATTGAGCAGATTAATAACAGCACAGAGCTACTACCTGGCATCACTCTGGgatataaaatgtatgataCTTGTGGCTCCATTGCCAAAAGTGTGACGGTTGCAATGGCTTTGGCTAATGGTAATGAAGTTGTGTCTGCACAGTCCAAGGTTCCATGTACCAGATCTGCACAAGTACAAGCAATAATGGGAGAGACCTCATCCTCTATTTGCATGGGTATTGCAAATGTCATTGGACCTTTTCATATCCCACTT ATCAGCCACTTTGCCACCTGTGCTTGTCTAAgtgacaaaaccaaaaacccaTCCTTCCTCAGAACCATACCCAGTGACTACTATCAGAGCAGAGCCCTGGCCCAGTTGGTCAAACACTTTGGTTGGACTTGGGTTGGAGCCATAAGAAGCAATAATGATTATGGCAACAATGGAATGGCTACATTCACAGAAACTGCACAGCAGCTGGGCATCTGTCTGGAGtattctgtgtctttctttagAACAGATCCACCAAACAAACTACAGAAGATAATTGAAATTATCAAGCTTGCCACCTCCAAAGTGATTATTGCTTTCCTTCCCTTCCCAGATATGGATGTGCTAATATATGAGTTGTCTCAACACAACTTAACTGGGTACCAGTGGGTAGGCAGTGAGGGCTGGATAATTGATTCCCAAATTGCAGAAATGAATCAACATCACATTTTGGATGGTGCTATAGGCCTGGCCATCCCCAAAGCACATGTCAGTGGCATGAGAGAGTTCATATTAGATGTGAAGCCACTAATTTCATCAGGTACTGAAATGTTTACAGAGTTCTGGGAAACATTATTTAGCTGTAAATTCAAGGTGTCATCAACAGAGAATCAGAGAGAATGTACTGGTCATGAAGATCTGAGTGGATTGCAGCACAGCTTCACTGATATGTCACTTATGCCCATATTCAACAATGTCTATAAAGGAGTGTATGCTGTGGTCCATGCACTTCATAATATTCTTGGCTGTAATGAAACATGTAACTACAAGGTGCAGCTGGACCCATTTACC ATTTTACAGCACCTAAGAAAgattcatttcaaaacaaaagaaggagATTATGTTTACTTTGATGAGAATGGAGACGCACCAGCAAAGTATGAAATTATAAACTGGCAGCCAACAGAAAATGGAATTGTGGGTTTTGTCAAAGTTGGTATTTTTGATGCATCTTTACCTGCAGACAAACAGCTGAGTCTGCAAAATAAGTCTTTAATATGGACACAGAACTCAAAACAG GTTCCTGTATCAGTTTGCAGTGAGAAATGTCCCCCAGGAACTCGCAAAGTTCTCCAGAAAGGAAAACCTGTCTGCTGCTATGACTGTATAAGATGTGCAGAGGGAGAAATTAGCAACATTACAG attcTATCACCTGTGTGAAATGTCTGCCTGAATTCTGGTCCAATGAGAGAAGAGATGCCTGTGTAAAGAAGGAGGCAGAGTTTCTATCATATGAAGAAATGATGGGAGCACTGCTCACTGCAGCATCTCTATTTGGAACATGCATGACTGCTGTTGTAGCCTTCATTTTCTTCAGATACAGGAAAACTCCTATTGTCAGggccaacaactctgagctgagcttcctgctgctcttctccttgaTTCTATGCTTCCTGTGCTCTCTGACCTTTATCGGCCGACCCTCTGAgtggtcctgcatgctgcgacacacagcatttggcatcacctttgtcctctgtatCTCCTGTGTTCTGGGGAAAACTATGGTGGTGTTAATGGCCTTCAGGGCTTCACTTCCAGGCAGTAATGTGATGAAATGGTTTGGACcaacacagcagagactcaGTGTTCTGGTTTTCACTCTCATACAGGTTATGATATGTATCCTCTGGTTAAcaatttctcctccttttccgtttcagaattttaaagtaACCAAAGACAAAATCATCTTAGAATGTGCTCTGGGATCAACTTTAGGCTTTTGGGCTGTACTTGGGTACATAGGTGTTCTGgccacattctgttttattcttgcttttctggCTCGGAAACTGCCTGATAACTTTAATGAGGCCAAATTTATCACTTTCAGCAtgttgatcttctgtgcagtgtggatcacttttattccagcatatgtcagctctcctgggaagTTCAGTGTTGCTGTGGAGATATTTGCTATTCTGGCCTCCAGTTTTGGActgttaatttgtatttttattccaaaatgttacGTTATTTTATTAAGACCAgaggaaaatactaaaaagaaTATTATGGGGAAAGGGGCAACAAAGACAAA AAACAGCCTGTGTGTTCTCATCCCTGTGTCGACCGACATCAAGCTCGTTCCTGAGCCTGATCCTGTGTTCGTCTCGAG GTTGACTCTCATCAACGGAGACTTGGTCTGCTCATCAATGGGTGAACACTCCACTCCTCCTGAGGCTCCTGGCAGTCCCTACAGTAAATCAGCTAACACCTCATCTATGCCAATCTTCACATCTGTTCCATCATGGGCAGACACCACCAGCAATCTAGAGGGGCTTGTCCCAATCTTTCGATGGGGCTCATCCAG CTCCATCCTGGTTTACACCACCTGTGGTCTGAACGCAGCCATTCAACTCAATGCAGCCTGCAGTCCTGAAACGGTCATTAGGATCAACTTGATCAGTGCTCCTGTTCTCGAGGGG AGCGTAGCTTGGCCACAGCGTTTGTTCCTGGACAGGTTCCTCCCTGACTCTGCACCCTGGCGCATCATCAACTTGGCCACAGCTTCTTCTTCTAGAGG TTGTGGTTCTCCCATTCTCCATACCCGTCTGGAAGTATCCCCAGCTTAG